DNA from Elaeis guineensis isolate ETL-2024a chromosome 2, EG11, whole genome shotgun sequence:
ATGGCCCCAGGGTCCTTTCCCTGCTCCAATTCCTCTTTTACCACCTCCTCTGTTCTTTTTATCTCTTATTTTTGTTAGATCTTCTTACCAttcttttttaaatttcatattatcttgATCGATGGTTTAATTCATCTTTCATGTATCTTGGTGACTATGTGTATTCAGATCACTAATTCAACAATTTTCCATTTTCTTTATTATTGTTTTGATGATTGTttatatattttctctttcttgTCGGTGTTTTGATGATTTCTTCTATAGAAATCACTATTTGAGAATTCCATGTGCCTGATCTTTTATTTTGATCAAATTCTTGGGGTTTGATCCGGTATTCCGCTTGGTGGGTTTCTTTTGACGTTAGGGTTAGCGACAAGTTTATCAGCTTGTATTCTCCTTTTTTTTGCGCTATAAAATTGATCCATGTCGTTAGTTATATGTTATTTTGTGATTTATTTGGGATTTTTTTGTTGGAAATTGCAGTCTCTGTGCAATGCATGTGGGATCAGGTACCGGAAGAGGAGAAAAGCTGAGATCAATGGAGAAGATAAGCATCGAAAGACTAGTGCTTCCACGGCTACTAGGACTATTAAAGGAAAAAATGGAAGCATGATTGCTTCTTTGGAGGTGGTGGGAGAGGAGCTGAGGCGGAGGCAGAAGGAGAAGCAGGAGAGGATGCTGCTGCGGCTTTTGGAGCGCCAGAAGCAGAGGAGCAGGGGGTTGACGGCGGCAGCTACGGCAGCCGCCGGGAGAGGCGCCGGCAAGGAGGAGGCGGAGGCGGCGCTGCTCCTGCTGTCACTCTCCTCTTCGGGCATCTTTGTCCATCCTAGTACTGGGTGACGTGCCCCACCACTCCCTCTCCGACCTCtctccttttttgtttttttttttttgtcttctctGTGGTGCAccagaagagagagaaacaaaaGAGATAATTGAAAACAgcttttcttgttttttttttctaatgttgTTTTCTCTTTTTTAAGTTAATAGATGATGGTGATATCATAAGTAATTATCTTGTTAATGGAGTATTTGTTTATCGAGAAACTCTCGTACTCTCTTTGGCTTGCAATGGCTGCAAAAGAGAATTTTGGCTTTTGAGCCGAGAGCGAAGGAAATTGAGGGAATGTGAATTGTAAAGTTGGTTCTCTGGTGGAAGAACggtttggtatttttttatcacgTGTTTGAGCTATTTCGTCTCTTTCCTTTTAGGTTGTGTTTTGTTTTAGTTGGATCAAAATAGGAGTAAATGGGTTTATGGCAGTCGTTATCTCTGCCAAGTTCTAGAAGCGAGAATATTACTGTATTACCCTGTAGCGCTCTCTCGGAGCAAAAGTGATGGCTGCAATTCTGGGTTTTTTTCGCTTTTTGGGTGCTAGCAGACAAATAAATATTTGTTGGGCAATATGTGtacaattttattatataaaaggaAAAAGAGGTGATGGTGGTGGTCAAATATTGGAGTACTTTTTCaggataatacaaaaaaaaaatttaaatatcaaaataattcaaaagcaaacttttttaccaaactaatgcaaaagcgaaaaatactattttgaatggtgtttttcCCCCTTCCATGTCACCAATttttttccacgatggcatcgtcccaaaaaaaaaaaaaatgaaacgtcAAAtgaaatggcgtctttaaaaacacCATTTTCAATATGGCGTTTTCAATttttcccacaaaaaaaaaaaaaaaatcgtgaaataatgagaaatttttttttaaaatttgaaattaataaataaattaaaattttaatttggatttaaatttaaaatataaagatttgaatttgtaattcattaaaaaaaatatagatttttttttcaattttttttaaaagttctcaaaaaaaatcttaagaaattaaaaaaaaatatcatagaaaatgaaaaaaaagagaaagaaatatgaaagaaataaaaatttgaaatttaattgaaaaacatcatttcaaatacttgtcccaaaatttttttaaaaaaaaatttataaataaaaatttttaaataatcaaaaaaataagaattataatttaaaatttaaaaaaataaaattttaaagattaattgaaataaaaatattatttcaaattactttctcaaattaaaattaatttattttaaaaagattcaaaataCATTTTAAAAAtagcttaaaaaaatttcataaaaacataaagaattaaaaaaaataaaaattataattgtaattgaagaacaaagtttataatatttaattttaagaaataagaattataattgtaattgaaattaaaaataatattttaaataactaaattaatttaaatataattttttaagaaatattttaaataaaagaaaaaaaatacgtaatagaatgtcaaaaagataaaaatggaagaagactaaaattaaaatttaaaattataaaaattataaattaaattaaaaaatatatatatcataaaataataaaattaaattaaattaattataatttcttttttaggatattttataaatgtgacttaaaaaaaattaatttgaattaaattttgataaaaaaagaaatacattaaaaagttaaaaaatgaggaaaaatatggaaaaataaagtttgtaaattgaacttaaaaaaaatatatttttttaattattgtaaaaaattatctcaagaaaagaaaaaaatattgtaaaaaaataaaaaataccctaaaaaagaaagaaaggaaaaaatagaattgaaaaaaaataggaattgtaattgtaattgaaaaacaaaatttttaatttttaattttaaaaaatagaaatgataattataattgaaataaaaaataccattttaaataattaaattgatttaaatataattatttaaaaataattttaagtaaagaaaaagaatacctaatagaatgctaaaaagataaaaataaaagaaaactgaaattataatttcaaatgataaaaattttaaaataaatttaaaaaaaatatcataaataaataaataaataaatagtaataaataggaattataattataaattaataaataaattttaattttaattttgattgaaatttaaattataaagttttgaatttgtaattccaattaagaaaataattttagatatttttttttcaaattttttttaaaagaatgtgtaaaaaaaattttaaaaaataaaaataaggaaaaagtttgaaaaaaagaaatttgtaaattaaatttccaaaaaaataaaaattttaattataattcaaataaaaaatataatttcaaattacgttgtccatttcaaaatactttttaaaaaataatctgaagaaaagaaaaaaatattgtaaataaataaaaataccctaaaaatgaaaaaaaaaggaaaaaatagaattgaaaaagaatagaaattataattgtaatttaagaacaaagtttataatttttaattttaagaaataaaaattataattttaattgaaataaaaaataacattttaaataactaaataaatttaaatataaatatttaaaaaatattttaaataaaggaaaAGAATTACGTactagaatgtcaaaaagataaaaatggaagaaaactaaaattataattttaaattataaaaattataaattaaattaaaaaaatatatcatagaagaagtaaataaaacagaaaaaatggtaataaaatagaaattataattataaataaaaaaattaactttaattaaaattaaaaattatcattcaaattactatcctcattaaaaaatttaataaattaaaaaaatagaaaaaataattaaacaaattatgaaaaaaattttaaaaaattaaaaaaaaagaaaaagaataaaaaaataccgaagggaatggcgttttctcttttccccccttcttctctccttctccctcttctcccttctccggcatCTCTCCGGCagcacggcggtgagctgcctcctctctctccctcttcctctctctctccttctttttcattGGGCACCGACGTCAGAAGgtcggtaaaaaaatataaagaataattttaatttttttaaaaaatatataattttaaatgaaataaaaaaaatttcaacttacttttgtcatttaaaattaaattttttaaaaaaaatataaaaaaaattaaatttaaaaaataaaaattacaagaaagaaagccaaggggtcgactcacagagtgtggcagccaaaaattttgcgtgccgttaaacccttttagccatgagtcgattcatggggtcgactaaaaaatataaacctatttttcttacaaaatatgcttctaaaaatgttgaaattgcctccaataaattatacatcttttgttcttgcttttgagacttcagaatcatatctgataaaattccgattttatctctaaaatacaataaatcttttttcaagccaaaatcattagtaatcccctcagatgctttgtaaccatcaaaatccattcaaagagcaacattcgatatattattatttacgttataatttttgtagtcctttcagcataactttttctctcctaatattttgagacacgttcgagtatgtgtatccatatgcacaaatcataatatccgatcatttaaaattaaataatataaaataaaatcaacatttaatattattaaatagaataaaaatgtcaaacgtataaaaaaaaatagtacaataaaaatgtaaaaaatactaaatacaaatataacaaagactaagtcccacaaggacgtcgcggcgtccgtggtcgcttggactttctcaggaaggtcctcgccggctgctcctgctgtgatggctcctcccctatatcagtagaggagatctgctgatcatgctgctcaggaataactgatgctgtcggatcatctacagaCTGAGAGACCCgctcaactctctcatctggatacgcggatggacctgaaaaaaaaatatcatattcatgtggccaactggtacccgatgatggCATCTGagagatgtaggaagaagaagacgctgccatctgtggatgaaaaggcgATGGCATCTGTacagcatcgaatgatgacatatgcggaatatgcggtgatggcatatgtgaaaataataatttaaatgataatttttaatttaaattaaaattaaatttttttaaaatttataattataatttttattttattactatttatttatttatttattttatgatatttttttaaatttattttaaaatttttatcatttaaaattataatttcagttttcttccatttttatctttttagcattctattacgtattctttttctttagttaaaatattttttaaataattatgtttaaattaatttaattatttaaaataatattttttattttaattataattattatttttattttttaaaattaaaaattatatttttcaattagaattataatttctattttttttaaatctattttttttcctttctttcttttttagggtattttttatttttttacaatatttttttcttttcttcagataatttttttacaataatttaaaaaaaattatttttttaaagttcaatttataaatttttttttaaattttttctcattttttaactttttaatgtatttattttttgatcaaaatttaattcaaattaaaattttttaagtcacatttataaaataccctaaaaaagaaattataattaatttaattttattttattcttttatgaaatatttttttaatttaatttataatttttataattttaaatttaattttcttctatttttatctttttgacattctattacgtattttttttcttttatttaaaatatttcttaaaaaattatatttaaattaatttacttatttaaaatgttatttttaatttcaattacaattttaattcttatttcttaaaattaaaaattataaactttgttcttcaattacaattataatttctatttttttcaattctttatgtttttatgaaatttttttaggctatttttaaattttttttgaatcttttttaaataatttaattttaatttgagaaaatattttgaaaaaatatttttatttcaattaatctttaaaattttatttttttttaaattttaatttataattcttattttttttgattttttaaaaaaaattattttttaatgctacattttattttttaaattcttttttaaatttttttgacaagcatttgaaatgatgtttttcaattaaattttaaatttttatttctttcatatttctttctctttttttttcattttctatgatattttttatttttaaatttcttaagattttttttcacatttttaaaaaaaaatttgaaaaaaaaatatctgcattaatttttattttgaattacaaattcaaatctttatattctaaatttcaatcaaaattaaaattttaatttatttattaattttaaattttataaaaaaaatttccattattTTTCGAttatttttccttattttttgtgggaaaaattgaaaacgtcattttgaatggcgtttttaaaaatacttTGTCATCGTGGAAAATAGGGGGATTTGGAAGGGGgaaaaacaccattcaaaatggcatttttttcttttacattagtttgataaaaaaatttagctttaaattattttggtatttaaatttttttttcatattattctGGTAAAGAGCTCTCAAATATTGGCTAAGGTCGGCGGTCGGAGGGATGTGATGTTTATTAGTTGGGCGAACGGAGAGAGAAAGGGAGTAATCAGCTGTCAATATACTATAGTAGTCCTTGTCATTGTGGTAATCCTTTTTCCGGAAGAAGTCGGATCTCTGTTGTCTCCACTACCCTGGGAACGGAGCATGCCAACATTTCCCGATGCATTGCAGTCTCGGGATGCAAAAAGTGAGGTCTCCGTCCTAGCCGTTGAATCTCGTGAGCCAGCTAATTAGCAATTAATTTTGGCGGCGTCGCACTCGGTTATGGAAACCTTTTCGAGTGAGCTGAATTTTGGATGTAACAATTGtacatttatctatttatttattaacCTACGGTTCTAGTTATTATATATATAGCTTATCGGGCGATAGCCCATACCCGTGAACCGCTTTTGAGCAGGGGCCAAGGCCTTTGTCTTGGCTGCATGACAAGACGCATCGATTACCATAATCTtacctttatcaaaaaaaaaaaaaaaaaaccataatcTTACCTATCAAGCTGGATATTGCGTTTTCCAGGCAGCAAAAATGGATGCTATAACATTGGCAGCAGTCACTAAATCACCCGTCATAGATAATTAATAATAGCAAAATAACAGCATTACCCATGATTCACACAATATGAAAAATCAagcttgaaaatattttatattcaaatGAGGGAAGCAAAGATATAAAATTAAAGCCactatttttagtttttttcaaAACAACAGCCATTTGTAACAAGATCAAGTTAGATAATGACTCTTCCGTGGATTTGAACACAAGACGTGTCAACTAATGACTCCCTTCAGTTAGGGCAGATCTGCCTTGGGTCTGGATCTTAAGAAATACCACTTACCCAAAGAAAACCGAGCGGGTTTTACTTCACTCTTGATCTGGTTGTAGGCTTACTAATGTCACTCAAATTCTTATTAGCCTCTGCAATAATTGTCTTGGCATATCTTTAGGTCATGTTCTATGGTAGACGTCCGAAATGTGGACCTTTGAGTGATAAATTTTCGTTTTTCGAGTCGTGTATGATCAGCCCAAACAGCTCTAATGGGCTTTTAGTTGTGCTACAATTTTCAATGTAGGCAGGTGTTTAAAATTGGGcttgagagcctaatttgtttctaTTTTGAATCTACTCAGGCTTCAACCTAGGCCACAAGTCTACATAGACCTCACTAGCTTCTAGAAGATTAGTTTAAACACTGCTTTTGTGAATGATTGTTTTCACCAAAATCAAGGTAAAAATAGATGGTCAATAAAATGAACATGTTCATGCCCAACTTCCATGCTGGGCCTGGTTCTGGCCCAGGCTGTACTTGTTCTGACAAAATTGGCTAATCTGTCATCCTTAGGAGAACAAAAATTAGGCATGGAATGGGCCTATGATTCGTTAATTCTTGGCTCAGTGTGGTTGAGTTTGCATGGCCTGCTATCAACCGCTAGCTGGACCTAGTAGTCCAAGCAGTCAGCTCTATTTATGCCACATTTGTAACCACGTCTTGACACAGGATTAGATGCCTCAGTCTCCATTAGGTTACAATCATATACATGGTGTTAAAACATCACCGACAAATAATGtcatttttattattcttttgagAATTAAGGTGGGAGCACGGCCAATCATCCCGCACAAATGATGTGGGTGGGGGGCTGGGGGTTGTGGGGTGTGTGGGGGAGGAGGGTGTGGTTGGTGGGCGCGCACGAACCTAATCAAATAGCTGAGT
Protein-coding regions in this window:
- the LOC105047478 gene encoding uncharacterized protein, whose protein sequence is MEVFKRYARRRRRVKEPKKNSASAVAVVVEAAMGSLDPSRVCAECRTSQTPLWRSGPNGPRSLCNACGIRYRKRRKAEINGEDKHRKTSASTATRTIKGKNGSMIASLEVVGEELRRRQKEKQERMLLRLLERQKQRSRGLTAAATAAAGRGAGKEEAEAALLLLSLSSSGIFVHPSTG